TACTTTACCCACGTGCACCCGGATCACTGCACTGGCCTGACGGCACTGCTCAATCACTGGAAAAGCTTTCAACGGCGTAAACCGCTGATTATCTGGTCGCAGCGTGAGCAGCGCCCGGTACTGATGCAGCTGGCAAGCCTGGCAAACTGGCCGCAGGCAGAACTGGGTTTTCCGATTGAGTGGCGCGACAGCGAAGCCGCGTTTCACTGGCAGGGTTGGCAGATCCACACCGCCTTTACCCACCATGAAATTCCCAATCTCGCGCTGCGTATTGAAACTGATGGGTGCACGCTCTTTTACAGCGGCGATGGTCGTCCGACGGCAGAGAGTATCGCCCTGATGCACAATGCTGACCTCGCCTTCCAGGAGTGCGCCTCGTTGACGGCGTTAGGCAGCGACGCCTCCCATGGCGACTTTCCCGATTGCCTGGCGCTCTATCAGCAATTACATCTGCCCGCGCTCGGCTTATACCACTGCAACGATGCTGCCCTTGCGGCATTAGCAGAGGCATGCGCGTCCTATCCGGGGCTGTTTCTTAGCGAGGATGGCAGGCAGTTTGACCTTCTCACCCAGCAGGCGGCCCATTATGGCTAAACAGACGGTCACCGCCGAGGATGTGGCGAAACGGGCTGGCGTTTCCCGCGCGGTGGTCTCGCGGGCGCTGAGCAGCAACGGCAGTATCTCGCCCGCCACGAAAGAGCGGGTACTGCGTGCCGCACAGGAGCTGGGCTATCAGGTCAATTTCCTTGCCCAGGGCTTAAACCGCCAGCGCAGCCACCTGATTGGCGTGATTGTGGCGCGTATTGCCGATCCGTTTCGCAGCCGCCTGCTGGAGGAGCTGCTGCATGAAATTCAGCGGCGCGGCTACCAGGCGCTGGTCACCGAGATTTCCGGCGAGCAGGATCTGGTTGCTACGCTGCGCCGTTTTACCCAGTTTCGCGTCTCGGGGGTGATTGTCACCTCCGGCCAGCCGCCGCAGGCGATTGTGAATGAGTGCGTTAACCTGCACATCCCGGTGGTGGGCATCAACCGCGACCCCGATATTCCGCTGGTCGATTTTGTCTGCTCCGATAACCGCGCCGGAGCGCAGCTGGCAGCAGAACAGCTGCTTAGCGCGGGCTGTCGTCGCTTCGGCTGGCTGAATACTCACGGCTCAACCTGGGCGGGACGCCGCCGGGGTGAGGCCTTCTCCCAGGCTTTAGAGGATGGCGGCGTCGATACGGCGCAGCAGCTACAGATCATCATGGCGCATGAAGAGGGTTATGCGGGCGGTTGGCAGGCAGCGCTAGCGCACGACGCTGAACTGCCTGATGGCATTTTTTGCGCCAATGCTCAGCTAGCCTGCGGCTTTCTCGACGGCATGCGCCAGCGCGGCAAACAGGCACCGCACGATTTCCATCTGATCGGTTTTGATAACACGCCGCAAAGCGGGCAGTTCAGCTACCAGTTAACCACACTGCATCAAAACACCACGGAGATCGCCCACCGTGCGCTGACGCGTCTGCTGGAGCGGGCGAAAAATCCGTTGCAGCCTTCCCACGTCGAGTGGGTTAAGGTGGAACTTATTCATCGACACACATCGCCACGCATTGGCTAAGAGCTATCTATGACAGAAGAGTTTACCCACGCGCTCTGCGCGCTGATTCGCCGCCTCGGCCTTGAGGCCAAACAGCTTCGTGATAAAGGGCTGACCGTTGAGCAGAAAGGTCGCCAGGATTTTGTCTCGCAGGCGGATGTTTATGTCGAGACGCAGCTGCGCGAGTGGCTGAAGGCACAGCGCCCGCAGGACGGCCTGCTTGGCGAAGAGCGCGGGCTGGAGCCGGGCAGCGAGGGAACATGGGTTATCGACCCGATTGATGGCACCACCAACTTCATTCTTGGTATGGATTACTGGTGCATCTCCGTCGCCTGGGTGCACGATAACCGCATCGAGCTTGGCATTATCTACGCGCCAGATCGCGAAGAGTTTTTCTTTGCCCGCGCGGGCCACGGCGCGTTCCTCAACGATCGCCGCTTGACCCTGACAGAACCCTCGCCGGATGCCGTGGTGCTCGGCGTCGGGCGCTCAAGCCGCCGCGCGCCGCGTGAATATACCGATGCGCTGGAAAAACTGCTCGATCAGGGCGTGGAACACCGCCGGTTTGGCGCCGGTGCGCTGATGCTGGCGCACGTCGCCGCAGGGCTGGTGCACGGCTATTACGAAGCGCACCTGCACAGCTGGGACGCGCTGGCCGGGCTGGTGCTGATCAGTGAAGCGGGCGGTCGGCACAACGACTTTCTTGCTAATGATGGCTTAACCAACGGCAACACGGCGTGGGCCGCCACGCCAGCAGTGTGGCAGCAGCTGCAACCGCTGCTGCTGCCGTCAGGGAAGTAACTTACTTAGCGGGCAGGCCACTGGTTGAGATCGATTCCGCGCTGCGGCGCGGTTTTGGCAAACTCCCGCAGCACCGCTTTCACATCCGGATCGAAGTAATCGACATTCTCATGCTCAACCACCACCACGCTGCGCTCCGGGATCTTCGCCAGTAATGCCTGTAGACGGGGGTTATGCAAAAAGGTCAGGTTCTGCTGAATGCGCAGCACATAGTGATCGCCCCGACGTGCAAGCTGCAACGCATTGCGATGGCAGTGGTAGAGGCTAAGCGCCATCTGCACCGCCAGCCCCAGCGCAATCCCCATCAACATACCGAAAACAATAATCCCCGCGACGGTGGTAAGAAACGGCACATACTGTTGATACCCGGCGCGAAACTGCTCGATAAAGAGGCGCGGTGTCGCCAGCTTATAGCCAGTGTAGAGCAGCACGGCGGCAAGGCTTGCCAGCGGGATCACCGATAACAGCTCTCCGAACCACAGGCCACACACCAGCAGCAGTACGCCGTGCAGCAGCACCGAGAATTTGCTTTGCGCGCCGTTGCTGACGTTGACCGAACTGCGCACAATCACTGCGGTGATCGGCATTGCGCCCACCAGGCCTGAGAGCAGGTTACCCGCGCCCTGCGCCACCAGCTCTTTATCCGGCGACGGCGGCGGGTTCTGCGGACGTAGCTTCTTCAGCGCCTCCTGGCTAAGCAGGGTTTCGAGGCTGGCCACCAGCGCCAGCGTGATCGCGACCGTGTAGACCGCCGGGTTTTGCCAGGCGCTCCAGTCCGGCCCCTCCAGTTCGGCCATCAGATCGTTAAGGGAGCCAAACTCCGGCAGGGTGATGCGAGGTAACGCGGGAAGCAGATGCGGCGCAAAGTAGCTCAAGGCAATCACCATCACGCTGCCGAGCAGCACCGCCACTAGCGGTCCGGGGATCCAGCTCAGGCTTTTGATCCGCTTCATTGCCGCCGAGTCCCATCCCCATAACAGGAGCAGGCCGCCAGCCGCGACGAATAACGAGGTCAGCGAAACGGTAAAGTCACCGCTGAAGAGCTGGCCTAAACCGCTCTCCTCCACTTCACCAAGCGCGACCGGGATCTGCTGCATAATCAGCAACAAACCGATCGCCGCCAGCATCCCCTTAATCACGCTACCGGGCACCAGCCCGATAAACCGCCCGGCGCGCAGCAGGCCCATCGCCAGTTGCAGCACGCCTGCCAGCACCAGTGCGAAGAGAAAAGCGGAGAAGGAGCCGAGCGACTCCACCGAAGCCACGACAATGGTTACCAGCCCGGCAGCCGGGCCGCTGACGGCAAAACGCGACGGACTTAGCGCGGTGACCAGTAGCCCGCCGATGATCCCGGTTAGCAGGCCAACAAAGGGCGGTAGCCCGCTGGCGTGGGCGATGCCCAGGCAGAGTGGCAGCGCCACCAGAAAAACGACTACGCCTGCCAGTGTATCCTGGCGCAAGGTGGCGATGGGAAGAGAAACGGGCCAGCAACGGTTTTAACCTTTTCACAGTGCGACTCCCTTATAGACGGTGAACAAAATCTGGCTGGTTTGATGCGGGAACTTTTACTACTAGCACTGTCGGCGGAAATATAATCCTAAGGAAAATCTTATTGTGGATTTAAATTAGTAAAAAAAGTCTGAATGTAAAATTATGAAAAATAAATTCGCGCGAAATATACAGATATCAAGAAAATATTGAGCTTATTGATAACTTGATAAACAGTAGGGTTTAATTCCGGCATATAACCAGATGATAATAAAGTTATATCACTGCGCTGTTTAAATATAAGCAATAATTACTTTATTAGAGACACTGCCATTAGCAGGGAGTTATGTTAGCTCCCGCTTTGCATGGCGGCCAAAATCACTATCTTTGAGCAGAACCTCCAGTGCTTCAAGCGCCGCAGGGTGCTGTTTATTTTGACAAATCAGTGAGAACGCAGCATGTTTAAACAGGATGTAAGCGTCCCCCTGAATAATGCTCAGCGCAAAGGCGATCTCTTTCTCATTCACAGTTAATAACGCAAGGGTATTAATGCAGTTGACAATCAGGCTGTCATCTTCAATAGCATCATGATTAATTATCTGAACCAGCGCCTCTTTAATAAACGCATCGTCATACTCGCCATGATATAAGCCGAGGATCTTTACCGCTTCGATGCGGATATCGTCATCACCGCCGCTATCCGTGGCAATATCAAGCAGCGCTTTTGCTGAACTGCGATCGAGTATTTGATTAAAACCGCGCAGGGGTGTGCCTCCGTCCATGGAAGCACGGTTCCAGGCAACTCTATTTCACGACCTTATCCCAGGCCATCTGCCAGGCGCTACCGGCACCCGGCGCGTAGGCGCTGGCAAGCCCTGCACACCAGCCGGTGTAGGGATAGGGTTTGCACTGATACAAATGATTGTCGCTGCCGAGCACAATATCTCCGGCTTTATACGCATGGCCGGCGGCATATTTCGGGTAGCTCTGCTGATCCGGCGTATCGTCACCGTGATCGGTTGTCATGACGTTTAATACCGCCGACAGAAGGGATTTATTCCCCGCCTTATCAATGGCATTTACGCTGTAGGCGTAGTTACTGTTCGCCGTCAGATCGTCATCGGTATAGGTATTACCGCTGGCATCAGCCACTTTCTGCTGATTGCGGAACACTTCATAGTGATCCACGCCCGAGCCGCTATCGGTGGAGGCTTTCCAGGTCAGATGCACGCTGGTGGCGGTCGCCTGCGCGTTCAGCCCGGTGGGAACGCCCGGCGCAGTGGTGTCTTTCTCCGGCGTCTCAATCACGCTGCCATCGTGGATCAGCTGTGTGTAGGCTTTGCGGAACTGCCCGTTGTAAGGCACATGATTGACGTTTTCGCCCTCATCCCAGTTGATGGACCAGGTCATTAACCCTCTGAGCGGCAGCCCCTCTTTTTCCATATCGGCGAAGAGGCGGTAAACATCCTGCGGGGTTTTAACAAACCCGGTCGCGGCAGCAGCACCATTACTCGGCAGGCCGATGACTAATTTGCTGGAAGGGATTTTTACCGCAGAGAGGCCGTGCTTGTCGGTAATGATCTCTTTGCTGAAGTGGTAGAGAAACTCATATTTTTTGCTGTCGTCATTCTGCGCGTAATTCACCCACCAGCCATCTTTCGTGGTGTCGTCTGGCTGAAAACCAATCCCAAACGCGCCCTGGTTATAGAACTGCGGTGCGATAAAGTCGTAATACCCTTCGAGGCTGTTAATGTATTTCTGGTACTGCGGATTCGCTTTGGTCAGATAGGGAATTTCTGGCGCCATACTGATAATAAAGTGTTTACCCTGCTGCT
This Kosakonia cowanii JCM 10956 = DSM 18146 DNA region includes the following protein-coding sequences:
- a CDS encoding SulP family inorganic anion transporter; this encodes MATLRQDTLAGVVVFLVALPLCLGIAHASGLPPFVGLLTGIIGGLLVTALSPSRFAVSGPAAGLVTIVVASVESLGSFSAFLFALVLAGVLQLAMGLLRAGRFIGLVPGSVIKGMLAAIGLLLIMQQIPVALGEVEESGLGQLFSGDFTVSLTSLFVAAGGLLLLWGWDSAAMKRIKSLSWIPGPLVAVLLGSVMVIALSYFAPHLLPALPRITLPEFGSLNDLMAELEGPDWSAWQNPAVYTVAITLALVASLETLLSQEALKKLRPQNPPPSPDKELVAQGAGNLLSGLVGAMPITAVIVRSSVNVSNGAQSKFSVLLHGVLLLVCGLWFGELLSVIPLASLAAVLLYTGYKLATPRLFIEQFRAGYQQYVPFLTTVAGIIVFGMLMGIALGLAVQMALSLYHCHRNALQLARRGDHYVLRIQQNLTFLHNPRLQALLAKIPERSVVVVEHENVDYFDPDVKAVLREFAKTAPQRGIDLNQWPAR
- a CDS encoding LacI family DNA-binding transcriptional regulator produces the protein MAKQTVTAEDVAKRAGVSRAVVSRALSSNGSISPATKERVLRAAQELGYQVNFLAQGLNRQRSHLIGVIVARIADPFRSRLLEELLHEIQRRGYQALVTEISGEQDLVATLRRFTQFRVSGVIVTSGQPPQAIVNECVNLHIPVVGINRDPDIPLVDFVCSDNRAGAQLAAEQLLSAGCRRFGWLNTHGSTWAGRRRGEAFSQALEDGGVDTAQQLQIIMAHEEGYAGGWQAALAHDAELPDGIFCANAQLACGFLDGMRQRGKQAPHDFHLIGFDNTPQSGQFSYQLTTLHQNTTEIAHRALTRLLERAKNPLQPSHVEWVKVELIHRHTSPRIG
- a CDS encoding glycosyl hydrolase family 18 protein: MKSIFKMNNVFASLALAGMVGVSGPVFANTDYADTMPSIEGKKLLVGYWHNWDQGFSGDYEQGYPLKLALKDTPKAFNVVMASFMKSSDGKSMPTFIPYYGTDQSFRAEVAALNERGQAVLLSLGGADAHIELHEANGDTQHFADEIIRLVDLYGFDGLDIDLEQSAIKKADNETVIPAALKKVRDHYQQQGKHFIISMAPEIPYLTKANPQYQKYINSLEGYYDFIAPQFYNQGAFGIGFQPDDTTKDGWWVNYAQNDDSKKYEFLYHFSKEIITDKHGLSAVKIPSSKLVIGLPSNGAAAATGFVKTPQDVYRLFADMEKEGLPLRGLMTWSINWDEGENVNHVPYNGQFRKAYTQLIHDGSVIETPEKDTTAPGVPTGLNAQATATSVHLTWKASTDSGSGVDHYEVFRNQQKVADASGNTYTDDDLTANSNYAYSVNAIDKAGNKSLLSAVLNVMTTDHGDDTPDQQSYPKYAAGHAYKAGDIVLGSDNHLYQCKPYPYTGWCAGLASAYAPGAGSAWQMAWDKVVK
- a CDS encoding MBL fold metallo-hydrolase, translated to MKIDVLGCGSAFSRQQNTSAIRVIDRQKRQWLIDCGPTIPRALWQRNLEINEIDALYFTHVHPDHCTGLTALLNHWKSFQRRKPLIIWSQREQRPVLMQLASLANWPQAELGFPIEWRDSEAAFHWQGWQIHTAFTHHEIPNLALRIETDGCTLFYSGDGRPTAESIALMHNADLAFQECASLTALGSDASHGDFPDCLALYQQLHLPALGLYHCNDAALAALAEACASYPGLFLSEDGRQFDLLTQQAAHYG
- a CDS encoding inositol monophosphatase family protein gives rise to the protein MTEEFTHALCALIRRLGLEAKQLRDKGLTVEQKGRQDFVSQADVYVETQLREWLKAQRPQDGLLGEERGLEPGSEGTWVIDPIDGTTNFILGMDYWCISVAWVHDNRIELGIIYAPDREEFFFARAGHGAFLNDRRLTLTEPSPDAVVLGVGRSSRRAPREYTDALEKLLDQGVEHRRFGAGALMLAHVAAGLVHGYYEAHLHSWDALAGLVLISEAGGRHNDFLANDGLTNGNTAWAATPAVWQQLQPLLLPSGK